A window of the Polaribacter batillariae genome harbors these coding sequences:
- the cysM gene encoding cysteine synthase CysM, protein MKTKSIIDFVGNTPLVEAQNIFKKEGVTLLLKLEGNNPGGSVKDRAAYNMISEALRRKNIKKGDTLVEATSGNTGIALALMAKVLGVKMVLVMPENSTIERVKTMRAYGAKVHLTPQEAGMEGSIDYALKLKYKKGYFRLNQFDNTDNCKAHYKTTGPEIWRDTEGEVTHFVSAMGTTGTIMGVSDYLKEQNKNINIIGAQPKDGARIPGIRKWRKEYLPAIFNASKVDTIMEVSAEEATEMTRRLATEEGIFAGMSSGGSVATAVKVAQKLDKGVVVAIICDRGDRYLSSTLFEKE, encoded by the coding sequence ATGAAAACGAAAAGCATTATAGATTTTGTTGGAAACACACCTTTGGTGGAAGCACAAAACATATTCAAAAAAGAAGGCGTTACTTTATTGCTAAAATTAGAAGGAAATAATCCTGGTGGAAGCGTAAAAGATAGAGCCGCTTACAATATGATTTCTGAAGCCCTAAGAAGAAAAAATATTAAAAAAGGAGATACTTTAGTGGAAGCAACCAGTGGAAACACAGGAATTGCTTTGGCCTTAATGGCAAAGGTTTTAGGGGTAAAAATGGTATTGGTAATGCCAGAAAATTCTACAATTGAAAGAGTAAAAACCATGCGTGCTTACGGAGCAAAAGTACATTTAACTCCACAAGAAGCAGGTATGGAAGGTTCCATAGACTATGCTTTAAAGCTAAAATACAAAAAAGGATATTTTAGACTAAATCAGTTTGATAATACAGACAACTGCAAGGCACATTACAAAACCACAGGACCAGAAATTTGGAGAGATACAGAAGGAGAAGTAACACATTTTGTTTCTGCAATGGGAACCACAGGAACCATTATGGGCGTTTCAGACTATTTAAAAGAGCAAAATAAAAACATTAACATTATTGGTGCGCAACCTAAAGACGGAGCAAGAATTCCTGGAATTAGAAAATGGCGTAAAGAATATTTGCCAGCTATTTTTAACGCTTCAAAAGTAGATACAATAATGGAAGTAAGCGCAGAAGAAGCCACAGAAATGACCAGAAGATTAGCTACCGAAGAAGGCATTTTTGCAGGCATGAGTAGTGGAGGTTCTGTGGCAACAGCAGTTAAAGTTGCCCAAAAATTAGACAAAGGCGTAGTAGTTGCCATTATTTGCGATAGAGGAGACCGATATTTGTCTTCAACTCTTTTCGAAAAAGAATAG
- a CDS encoding homocysteine S-methyltransferase family protein, translating into MSNIYKALQERILVLDGAMGTMLQAYKFTEEDFRGERFKDYPTPLQGNNDLLSITQPEAIKTIHTKYFEAGADIVETNTFSGTTIAMADYQMEDLVYELNYQSAKIAKEVAEEFTAKEPHKPRFVAGSIGPTNRTASMSPDVNDPGYRAVTFEELRIAYKQQTEALIDGGADLLLVETVFDTLNAKAALFAIEQVKEEKNINIPVMLSGTITDASGRTLSGQTAEAFLISVSHIPLLSVGFNCALGANLLQPHLEAIANKTDFAISAHPNAGLPNAFGEYDETPEEMGEQIEEYLKKNLINIIGGCCGTSPEHIKVIANIAAKYKPREAATLSTVEKSFKRIESK; encoded by the coding sequence ATGTCAAACATTTACAAAGCATTACAAGAACGAATTTTAGTTTTAGACGGCGCCATGGGAACCATGTTGCAAGCCTATAAGTTTACAGAAGAAGATTTTAGAGGCGAACGCTTTAAAGACTACCCAACTCCATTACAGGGTAATAACGATTTGTTATCTATAACACAACCAGAAGCCATAAAAACCATTCATACTAAGTATTTTGAAGCGGGTGCAGATATTGTAGAAACGAACACGTTTTCAGGAACAACTATTGCCATGGCAGATTATCAAATGGAAGATTTGGTATATGAATTAAATTATCAATCTGCAAAAATTGCCAAAGAAGTCGCAGAAGAATTTACAGCAAAAGAACCTCACAAACCACGTTTTGTAGCAGGTTCTATAGGTCCAACAAACAGAACAGCAAGTATGTCTCCAGATGTAAACGATCCTGGCTACAGAGCAGTAACTTTCGAAGAATTAAGAATCGCTTACAAACAACAAACAGAAGCGTTAATCGATGGTGGAGCTGATTTATTATTGGTAGAAACAGTCTTTGATACCTTAAATGCAAAAGCAGCATTATTTGCCATTGAGCAAGTAAAAGAAGAAAAAAATATTAACATTCCTGTAATGTTAAGTGGTACAATAACAGATGCTTCAGGTAGAACTTTATCTGGCCAAACAGCAGAAGCTTTTTTAATTTCGGTTTCTCATATTCCGCTTTTATCTGTTGGATTTAATTGTGCTTTAGGTGCCAATTTATTGCAACCTCACTTAGAAGCAATTGCTAATAAAACAGATTTTGCGATTTCTGCACATCCAAATGCAGGTTTGCCAAATGCTTTCGGAGAATATGATGAAACTCCAGAAGAAATGGGAGAACAAATAGAAGAATATTTAAAAAAGAATTTAATCAATATTATTGGAGGTTGTTGTGGTACAAGTCCAGAGCATATAAAAGTCATAGCAAATATTGCTGCTAAATATAAACCTAGAGAAGCTGCCACTTTAAGCACAGTCGAAAAGTCTTTTAAAAGGATAGAAAGCAAATGA
- a CDS encoding antibiotic biosynthesis monooxygenase family protein, with protein sequence MILEVAILNIKEGFSAEFEINFKKAETIISSMKGYISHKLKKCIEVKDKYILLVNWETLEDHEIGFRKSHEYKEWKTLLHHFYEPFPTVEHYK encoded by the coding sequence ATGATTCTAGAAGTAGCCATATTAAATATAAAAGAAGGTTTTTCTGCTGAATTTGAAATCAATTTCAAAAAAGCTGAAACCATTATTTCTTCTATGAAAGGTTACATCTCTCATAAACTAAAAAAATGTATTGAAGTTAAAGATAAATACATCTTATTAGTAAACTGGGAAACTTTAGAAGATCACGAAATTGGATTCAGAAAATCTCATGAATATAAAGAATGGAAAACATTATTGCATCATTTTTATGAACCATTTCCAACAGTAGAGCATTACAAGTAA
- the metH gene encoding methionine synthase, whose translation MKVKQTKYMRLSGLEPLILNENSNFINVGERTNVAGSRKFLRLIKEEKYDEALDIARHQVDGGAQIIDVNFDDGLIDGKEAMIRFLNLIAAEPDICRVPIMIDSSKWEIIEAGLQVVQGKCVVNSISLKEGEEKFIWEAKQIKRYGAAVIVMAFDEVGQADNYERRIEIAKRSYDILVNKVHFPSEDIIFDLNIFPVATGMDEHRRNAIDFIEATRWVRENLPNVSVSGGVSNVSFSFRGNDGVREAMHSVFLYYAIQAGMNIGIVNPALLEVYDDIPKDLLEHVEDVILDRRDDATERLLDFAETVKGSKIEKGVDLSWRENSLQERITHALVKGIDAFIIEDVEQARQEATAPIEVIEGHLMIGMNVVGDLFGAGKMFLPQVVKSARVMKKAVAYLNPFIEAAKSDKSEPVGKILMATVKGDVHDIGKNIVSVVLACNNYEIVDLGVMVPPEKIIQTAIDERVDAIGLSGLITPSLDEMVYLAKEMQRQNFKLPLLIGGATTSKAHTAVKIDTQYKNAVVHVNDASRAVTVVGDLLNKKSSHLYTAKLKKDYDEFRTKFLKRGKEKSYISIAEARKRKYKIDWETSEIKKPNELGIQVLKQLSLKELVPFIDWSPFFRSWDLHGKFPDILTDKVVGEQASIMYEEAQQMIAEIIANQSLKPKAIFGLFEANSINDDDILVSKKPNRSKNVISSAVEKSQNDKVIFRTLRQQLKKREGIPNIALADFIAPKESNKTDYIGTFCVAIFGAQELADSYKAKEDDYNAIMAQAIADRFAEAFAEYLHKQIRIKHWGYASDEVLTNDDLIKENYKGIRPAPGYPACPDHLEKETIWDLLKVEENIGVTLTESLAMWPAAAVSGYYFANKEAKYFGLGKITDDQVTDYSIRKGITKEKARKWLYPTLAEE comes from the coding sequence ATGAAAGTGAAACAAACCAAATATATGCGATTGTCAGGATTAGAACCACTAATCTTAAACGAAAACAGTAATTTTATTAATGTAGGAGAACGCACAAACGTAGCTGGTTCTCGTAAATTTCTACGCTTAATAAAAGAAGAAAAATACGATGAAGCCTTAGACATTGCAAGGCATCAAGTAGATGGTGGTGCGCAAATTATCGATGTAAATTTCGACGATGGTTTAATTGATGGAAAAGAAGCCATGATTCGTTTCTTAAACCTAATTGCTGCTGAACCCGATATTTGTCGAGTTCCAATTATGATTGACAGTTCTAAATGGGAAATCATAGAAGCGGGTTTACAAGTGGTACAAGGAAAATGTGTGGTAAACTCAATTTCTTTAAAAGAAGGAGAAGAAAAGTTTATTTGGGAAGCCAAACAAATAAAACGTTATGGAGCAGCAGTAATTGTAATGGCTTTTGATGAAGTTGGGCAAGCAGATAATTACGAACGAAGAATAGAAATAGCCAAACGTTCTTACGATATTTTAGTAAATAAAGTTCACTTTCCATCAGAAGATATTATTTTCGATTTAAATATTTTTCCGGTGGCAACAGGAATGGACGAACATAGAAGAAATGCCATCGATTTTATCGAAGCAACAAGATGGGTAAGAGAAAATTTACCAAATGTTTCTGTAAGTGGAGGTGTAAGTAACGTGTCGTTTTCTTTTAGAGGAAATGATGGAGTTCGTGAAGCAATGCACTCTGTATTTTTATACTATGCAATTCAAGCAGGCATGAATATTGGAATCGTAAACCCTGCTTTATTGGAGGTTTATGATGACATTCCAAAAGATTTATTAGAACATGTAGAAGATGTTATTTTAGATAGAAGAGACGATGCAACAGAACGTTTATTAGATTTTGCAGAAACTGTAAAAGGGTCTAAAATTGAAAAAGGAGTAGATTTATCTTGGAGAGAAAACTCATTACAAGAGCGAATTACACACGCTTTAGTAAAGGGAATAGATGCCTTTATTATTGAAGATGTAGAACAAGCAAGACAAGAAGCTACAGCTCCTATTGAAGTCATAGAAGGGCATTTAATGATTGGAATGAATGTGGTTGGCGATTTATTCGGAGCAGGAAAAATGTTTTTGCCACAAGTAGTAAAATCTGCACGTGTCATGAAAAAAGCGGTAGCCTATTTAAATCCGTTTATTGAGGCAGCTAAATCCGATAAATCAGAACCTGTTGGAAAAATATTAATGGCTACTGTTAAGGGTGATGTACACGATATTGGTAAAAACATAGTAAGTGTGGTATTGGCTTGTAACAATTACGAGATTGTAGATTTAGGAGTAATGGTTCCACCAGAAAAAATCATACAAACTGCAATCGACGAACGTGTAGATGCCATTGGTTTGTCTGGTTTAATAACACCTTCGTTAGACGAAATGGTGTATTTAGCCAAAGAAATGCAACGTCAAAATTTTAAATTGCCCTTATTAATTGGTGGCGCAACAACTTCCAAAGCGCATACTGCTGTAAAAATAGACACACAATATAAAAATGCAGTAGTTCATGTAAACGATGCCTCTAGAGCAGTAACAGTTGTTGGCGATTTGTTAAACAAGAAATCGAGCCATTTATATACTGCAAAATTAAAGAAAGATTACGACGAATTTCGAACCAAATTTTTAAAACGAGGAAAAGAAAAATCTTATATTTCTATTGCAGAAGCAAGAAAAAGAAAGTATAAAATCGATTGGGAAACATCAGAAATTAAAAAACCGAACGAATTAGGCATTCAGGTATTAAAACAATTAAGTTTAAAAGAATTGGTTCCGTTTATAGATTGGAGTCCGTTTTTTAGAAGTTGGGATTTGCATGGAAAATTTCCAGACATTCTAACAGACAAAGTGGTAGGCGAACAAGCTTCAATAATGTATGAAGAAGCGCAACAAATGATTGCAGAAATTATTGCAAATCAATCTTTAAAACCAAAAGCAATTTTTGGTTTGTTCGAAGCAAATTCAATTAATGATGATGATATCCTAGTTTCAAAAAAGCCTAATAGAAGCAAGAATGTCATTTCGAGCGCAGTCGAGAAATCTCAGAATGATAAAGTTATTTTTAGAACCTTACGTCAGCAATTAAAAAAGCGTGAAGGAATTCCTAATATCGCTTTGGCAGATTTTATTGCTCCAAAAGAAAGTAATAAAACGGATTATATAGGTACTTTTTGTGTAGCTATTTTTGGAGCTCAAGAATTAGCAGATAGTTACAAAGCCAAAGAAGACGATTATAATGCAATTATGGCGCAAGCCATTGCAGACAGGTTTGCTGAGGCTTTTGCAGAATATTTGCACAAACAAATTCGTATTAAGCATTGGGGATATGCTTCAGATGAAGTTTTAACAAACGACGATTTAATCAAAGAAAATTATAAAGGAATTCGACCTGCACCTGGTTATCCTGCATGTCCAGATCATTTAGAAAAAGAAACCATCTGGGATTTGTTAAAGGTTGAAGAAAATATCGGAGTTACTTTAACAGAAAGTTTGGCAATGTGGCCTGCAGCAGCAGTATCTGGTTATTATTTTGCCAATAAAGAAGCAAAATATTTTGGTTTAGGAAAAATAACAGACGACCAAGTAACAGATTACTCTATAAGAAAAGGAATCACAAAAGAAAAAGCAAGAAAGTGGTTGTACCCAACACTTGCAGAAGAATAA
- the metF gene encoding methylenetetrahydrofolate reductase [NAD(P)H] has product MKITEHIKKANGKTLFSFEIIPPKKGNNIQDLYNNIDPLMEFKPPFIDVTTSREEYIYIDKGNGLLDRKITRMRPGTVGICAAIKHKYDVDTVPHVLCGGFTKEETEYVLVDCHYLGIDNVMALRGDAMSHQKYFVPNKDGNHYAIDLVKQIQNLNCGKYLHDVVEAANKADFCIGVAGYPEKHLEAPSLQTDLKRLKEKVDAGADYVVTQMFFDNKKYFAFVNAAKKAGINVPIIPGIKPIAVKRHLQLLPQVFKIDLPEELIAEIEKCDSNKKVRQVGIEFAIEQSKELLAAGVPVLHYYSMGKSDNIHAIASKLF; this is encoded by the coding sequence ATGAAGATTACAGAACACATTAAAAAAGCAAACGGAAAAACCTTGTTTTCCTTTGAAATTATTCCACCAAAAAAAGGAAATAACATTCAAGATTTATACAATAATATAGATCCGTTAATGGAATTTAAACCGCCATTTATAGATGTTACAACTTCGAGAGAAGAATATATTTATATCGATAAAGGCAATGGTTTATTAGATAGAAAAATAACCAGAATGCGTCCTGGAACCGTAGGTATTTGTGCTGCCATTAAACATAAATACGATGTAGATACTGTGCCTCATGTTTTGTGTGGAGGTTTTACAAAGGAAGAAACAGAGTATGTTTTGGTAGATTGCCATTATTTAGGAATCGACAATGTAATGGCATTAAGAGGAGATGCTATGAGCCATCAAAAATATTTTGTGCCCAATAAAGATGGAAATCATTATGCAATAGATTTGGTAAAACAAATTCAAAATTTAAATTGCGGAAAATATTTGCACGATGTGGTAGAAGCCGCAAACAAGGCCGATTTTTGCATTGGAGTTGCAGGATATCCAGAGAAACATTTAGAGGCACCTTCTTTACAAACCGACTTAAAACGTTTAAAAGAAAAAGTAGATGCGGGTGCAGATTATGTGGTTACACAAATGTTTTTCGATAATAAAAAGTATTTTGCGTTTGTTAATGCTGCCAAAAAAGCAGGAATTAACGTGCCAATTATTCCAGGTATTAAGCCTATTGCAGTAAAAAGACATTTGCAATTATTACCCCAGGTTTTTAAAATAGATTTGCCAGAAGAATTGATTGCCGAAATAGAAAAATGTGATTCTAATAAAAAAGTACGTCAAGTAGGAATTGAATTTGCCATAGAACAATCTAAAGAATTATTGGCTGCAGGAGTGCCAGTTTTACACTACTATTCGATGGGTAAAAGCGATAATATACACGCAATTGCATCTAAATTATTTTAA
- a CDS encoding Ig-like domain-containing protein — MKTLKFIGTLILVSILSTSCTNEDLINQPPVSSETNLQTSKKTKDLQKTNNAGPIILGYFPSWQESWTSGNNGSKLRDIPKHVTHVFLAFAKPNLTYQKGSYDISKTGIQTPYGGTLLKKSVAILKAKGIKVLLSIGGETYWGTNDAYNINYQQIKDLIDDMGFEGIDWDFEPNGSFAQIGSPENIQHFIDFFNNSRAIMPKGEYLLTCAPSGVGALGGLNNNDSNSPFAYSKRNTLTGESDANLYNATTPNNGISLFGFSSTGHMIPVIKAVGDKIDFIAYQGYNVGAPTNRKIMYDSYRHYADQYGFSIVAGTHFPEEPWGPYYTFSYDRIADLSNHIKSSENSNDGVMIWQLLLKKASSSSYGYLHVASQVLNGISTSIAIANAENYPLSPHTGDSSGNENTGNTTGCDNAPTWSSTAVYTGGQQALYNGALYEAKWWTQNNNPSTSTGTGNPWKFIKNCTNDGSETGANEAPSAFLTSPTVNSNFNENENITLTANASDADGTISIVEFYSGNTKLGEDATSPYEFVWQNVSAGSYNLYVKARDNQGSVTTSSSVNIKVSSTITSGGDTDCSNASEWKAYPSIYNTGDIVKYKNKLYEAQTGPIWVTPGLGEHWWKTIGICN; from the coding sequence ATGAAAACATTAAAATTTATAGGGACTTTGATACTAGTCTCTATTTTATCAACCTCTTGTACAAACGAAGATTTGATAAACCAGCCCCCAGTATCTAGCGAAACTAATTTACAAACCTCTAAAAAAACCAAAGATTTACAAAAAACAAACAATGCAGGTCCTATTATTTTAGGCTATTTTCCTTCGTGGCAAGAAAGTTGGACATCAGGTAACAACGGCTCAAAATTAAGAGACATTCCAAAACATGTAACGCATGTATTTTTAGCTTTTGCAAAACCCAATCTTACCTATCAAAAAGGCTCTTATGACATCTCTAAAACAGGTATTCAAACACCTTATGGAGGTACTCTTTTAAAAAAATCTGTAGCTATTTTAAAAGCAAAAGGAATAAAAGTTCTTCTATCTATAGGAGGAGAAACCTATTGGGGAACGAATGATGCATACAACATTAATTACCAACAAATAAAAGACTTAATAGATGATATGGGTTTTGAAGGTATCGATTGGGATTTTGAACCCAATGGTAGTTTTGCCCAAATAGGAAGCCCAGAAAACATACAACATTTTATAGATTTTTTTAATAATTCTAGGGCAATTATGCCTAAAGGAGAATACCTTTTAACTTGCGCTCCTTCTGGTGTTGGAGCTCTTGGAGGTTTAAATAACAACGATTCTAACTCTCCTTTTGCTTACAGTAAAAGAAATACATTAACAGGCGAAAGTGACGCTAATTTATATAATGCAACGACCCCTAACAATGGCATAAGCCTTTTTGGTTTTAGCAGTACAGGACATATGATTCCCGTTATAAAAGCTGTAGGAGATAAAATTGATTTTATAGCCTATCAAGGGTATAATGTAGGCGCTCCAACCAATAGAAAAATTATGTACGATTCTTACAGACATTATGCAGACCAATATGGTTTTAGTATTGTTGCTGGAACTCATTTTCCTGAAGAACCTTGGGGGCCATATTACACTTTTTCATACGACAGAATAGCCGATTTGTCTAATCATATTAAATCTTCTGAAAATTCTAATGACGGAGTTATGATTTGGCAATTATTATTAAAAAAGGCTTCATCTTCATCTTATGGATATTTACATGTAGCCAGTCAGGTACTTAATGGCATTTCTACTTCTATTGCAATAGCCAATGCAGAAAATTATCCATTATCTCCACACACTGGAGATTCTAGTGGCAACGAAAACACGGGTAATACTACTGGTTGTGATAATGCCCCTACTTGGAGTAGCACCGCTGTTTATACAGGAGGTCAACAGGCACTATATAATGGAGCTCTTTATGAAGCTAAATGGTGGACACAAAACAATAATCCTTCTACTAGTACTGGAACAGGAAATCCATGGAAGTTTATTAAAAATTGTACTAACGATGGAAGTGAAACTGGAGCAAATGAAGCACCTAGCGCTTTTTTAACATCGCCTACTGTCAATAGCAATTTTAACGAAAACGAAAATATTACTTTAACTGCCAATGCAAGTGATGCAGATGGAACAATATCTATTGTTGAGTTTTATTCAGGAAATACAAAGTTAGGAGAAGATGCTACAAGCCCTTATGAATTTGTTTGGCAAAACGTTTCTGCTGGAAGCTATAATTTATATGTTAAAGCAAGAGATAATCAAGGCAGTGTAACAACCTCTTCGTCTGTAAATATAAAAGTAAGCTCAACAATTACAAGTGGTGGTGACACAGATTGCTCCAATGCTTCTGAATGGAAAGCATACCCGTCTATTTATAATACAGGAGATATTGTAAAATACAAAAACAAGTTATATGAAGCACAAACAGGCCCTATATGGGTAACTCCAGGTCTTGGAGAACACTGGTGGAAAACCATTGGAATTTGTAATTAA
- the trxA gene encoding thioredoxin — protein sequence MALEITDANFEEVVLKSDKPVLVDFWAAWCGPCRMVGPIVDEIHAEYEGKAVVGKVDVDANQEFAAKYGVRNIPTVLIFKNGEVVDKQVGVAPKNTYTGKIDAAL from the coding sequence ATGGCATTAGAAATAACAGACGCAAATTTTGAAGAAGTAGTATTAAAATCAGACAAGCCAGTATTGGTAGATTTTTGGGCTGCTTGGTGTGGACCTTGTAGAATGGTTGGGCCAATTGTAGATGAAATTCATGCAGAATACGAAGGCAAAGCAGTGGTTGGTAAAGTAGATGTAGATGCAAACCAAGAATTTGCAGCAAAATACGGGGTTAGAAACATACCCACTGTTTTAATCTTTAAGAATGGAGAAGTTGTAGATAAGCAAGTAGGTGTTGCTCCAAAAAACACATATACAGGAAAAATTGATGCTGCTTTATAG
- a CDS encoding M1 family metallopeptidase, producing the protein MKNLLYLFCFLFIISCNQKQEEKLLLEKGISLELAQLRKQQIYDVVYHLDFKIPKEKTSPISSKLLLELSLNNLENDLILDFNEDKSHLKSLRVNGKTSEIKHEKEHLIIDKKLLNSGKNSIEIFFNAGEISLNRNEEFLYTLLVPDRASTLFPCFDQPDIKSRYRLRITAPKDWKVLCGGFEESAIEIDGFTEHTFAKTDLMSTYLFSFVAGKFTEETKNPGAFDMRFLYRENNQEKIDESVSEVFKIHQNSLDFLENYTQVKFPFQKMDFAAIPPFQYGGMEHVGAIQYRASSLFLDKNATQTQKLRRAKLIAHETSHMWFGDLVTMKWFNDVWMKEVFANFMADKIMNPVFPEVNHRLSFMMTHYPSAYSEDRTKGTNAIRQYLGNLKNAGSLYGRIIYNKAPIMMRQLEYLLGKEAFQQGIQEYIKTYQNSNADWSELVAILDEKSEGNIKNWSDVWVNSSGRPIFYEEIELNEKGNVTKFVIYQKAEDGSDKIWTQSFKIQLIDKRGYLKNINIKNMGKSFDITSATKDFKPRQVLYNTNGFGYGVFPIYKKEINTYKNLKDEVSRGYQFINLYENMLNGVITPSETYNVYLEAIQKEENELITSYLSGRIQKIFWTFLNENEQKSVQNKTETIVFNLLESELPKNIKRTLFGLYQSIAISKNGKENLYQIWKKNKKIKNLFLNENDDASLAMYLAIFKHPKAREILEEQQTRISNPDRLERFKWLLPSLSDDESVRDAFMKSLLQKENREKESWVQSALNNIHHPLRQQSSTKHLKSILEKLEEVQLTGDIFFPKGWLASSIGNYSSKEAFDILSEFLDENPNYNPILKKKLLQTTDNLVRAQEIKK; encoded by the coding sequence ATGAAGAATCTATTATACCTATTTTGTTTCCTTTTTATAATTTCTTGTAACCAAAAACAAGAAGAAAAATTATTGTTAGAAAAAGGAATTTCTTTAGAATTAGCCCAGTTAAGAAAACAACAAATTTATGATGTTGTCTATCATTTAGATTTTAAAATTCCAAAAGAAAAAACGAGCCCAATTTCCTCTAAATTATTGTTAGAATTATCCCTAAATAATCTTGAAAATGATTTGATTTTAGATTTTAATGAAGATAAATCACATTTAAAATCGTTGAGAGTTAATGGCAAAACATCAGAAATAAAACACGAAAAAGAGCATTTAATTATCGATAAAAAATTATTGAATTCTGGTAAAAACTCAATAGAAATATTTTTTAATGCAGGTGAAATTTCTTTAAACAGAAACGAAGAATTTTTATATACCTTATTAGTGCCAGATAGAGCAAGTACGCTGTTTCCTTGTTTCGATCAGCCAGATATAAAGTCGAGGTACAGATTAAGAATAACTGCGCCAAAAGATTGGAAAGTATTGTGTGGTGGTTTTGAAGAAAGCGCCATAGAAATAGATGGTTTTACAGAACATACATTTGCGAAAACCGATTTAATGAGTACCTATTTATTTTCTTTTGTGGCCGGAAAGTTTACAGAAGAAACTAAAAATCCAGGTGCTTTTGATATGCGCTTTTTATACAGAGAAAACAACCAAGAAAAAATAGATGAAAGTGTAAGTGAGGTTTTTAAAATTCATCAAAACTCATTAGATTTTTTAGAAAACTATACACAAGTTAAATTTCCATTTCAAAAAATGGATTTCGCTGCAATTCCGCCTTTTCAATACGGAGGAATGGAACATGTTGGCGCAATTCAATACAGAGCTTCCTCTTTATTTTTAGATAAAAATGCAACACAAACTCAAAAATTAAGAAGGGCAAAATTAATTGCCCACGAAACTTCGCACATGTGGTTTGGCGATTTGGTAACCATGAAATGGTTTAACGATGTTTGGATGAAAGAAGTGTTTGCCAATTTTATGGCAGATAAAATTATGAATCCTGTTTTTCCAGAGGTAAATCATAGATTAAGTTTTATGATGACGCATTATCCAAGCGCCTATTCAGAAGATAGAACAAAAGGCACAAACGCCATTCGTCAGTATTTAGGAAACTTAAAAAATGCAGGGTCTTTATACGGAAGAATTATTTACAACAAAGCACCAATAATGATGCGTCAGTTAGAGTATTTATTGGGTAAAGAAGCGTTTCAACAAGGCATTCAAGAATACATAAAAACCTACCAAAATTCTAATGCAGATTGGAGTGAGTTGGTTGCTATTTTAGATGAAAAATCAGAAGGTAATATTAAAAATTGGAGTGATGTTTGGGTAAACTCATCTGGAAGACCCATTTTTTACGAAGAAATTGAGCTGAACGAAAAAGGGAATGTCACTAAATTTGTGATTTATCAAAAAGCAGAAGATGGTTCAGATAAAATTTGGACACAATCTTTTAAAATTCAGTTAATCGATAAAAGAGGATATCTAAAAAATATCAACATTAAAAATATGGGTAAGTCTTTTGATATTACTTCTGCAACTAAAGATTTTAAACCCAGACAAGTTTTATACAACACAAACGGATTTGGTTATGGCGTTTTTCCTATTTATAAGAAAGAAATTAATACGTATAAAAATCTTAAAGATGAAGTTTCAAGAGGGTATCAATTCATTAATTTGTATGAAAATATGTTAAATGGAGTAATTACTCCATCAGAAACGTATAATGTGTATTTAGAGGCCATTCAAAAAGAAGAAAACGAATTAATTACGAGTTATTTATCTGGCAGAATTCAAAAAATATTTTGGACTTTTTTAAATGAAAATGAACAAAAAAGCGTTCAAAATAAAACAGAAACTATAGTTTTTAATTTGTTAGAAAGCGAATTGCCAAAAAATATCAAAAGAACACTTTTTGGGTTGTATCAATCAATTGCAATTTCAAAAAATGGTAAGGAAAATTTATATCAAATTTGGAAAAAAAATAAGAAGATTAAAAACCTCTTTTTAAATGAAAACGACGATGCTTCTTTGGCAATGTATTTGGCGATTTTTAAGCATCCAAAAGCAAGAGAAATTTTAGAAGAACAGCAAACCCGAATTTCAAATCCAGACAGGTTAGAGCGTTTTAAATGGCTGTTGCCATCACTTTCGGATGATGAAAGCGTGAGAGATGCGTTTATGAAATCGCTTTTGCAGAAAGAAAACCGAGAAAAAGAATCTTGGGTACAAAGTGCGTTGAATAACATTCATCATCCATTAAGACAGCAATCTTCTACAAAACATTTAAAATCGATTTTAGAAAAATTAGAAGAAGTGCAATTAACGGGCGATATTTTCTTTCCAAAAGGTTGGTTGGCGAGTTCTATTGGAAATTATTCATCAAAAGAAGCGTTTGATATTTTAAGCGAATTTTTAGATGAAAACCCGAATTACAATCCTATTTTAAAGAAAAAATTATTGCAAACTACAGATAATTTAGTAAGAGCTCAAGAAATTAAAAAATAA